In Parasteatoda tepidariorum isolate YZ-2023 chromosome 8, CAS_Ptep_4.0, whole genome shotgun sequence, the DNA window AGCCGTGATCTATATTTTGTCTTCAAAGAAGTCACAGCAGAAAATCCAGTTTCACAAAGGTAGGATGTTGAAAATGTTAATAGAACGCGAATTGCCCCTGTCTTTAGTGCAGAAAAATCATCCCCTGCCCAAAATTCAAATAGTGATTTAATACTAAATTGTATTTTGGTTTTGCCACTCTTCGTGAAgtctatgaatttttcttcctcatGAATTGAGAGTCCTTCGGGAGTCTTATGAAAGAGATTACTAACCCACTCGTAACTTGCAATAAGTTTGTCGTCAgcaggaaaatactttttaaaattccttgtaATCATGGCTAAATGATTTTCAATGGTTGCAAAAAGAACTTTTACATGTTCTTCTTCAGCCTTATAAGTTTTAGTACAATTATCCACATTTGTAAacattgttaagtttttttgctataaatttctgccccacaattaaaattttctgcaaaaagcATTGACTTTATCATTCGTATCCAACATATGCGTATTTGCTCCTTGGAGTTGAAGattcaagttatttaatttctcgaATATGACGATCAAGCAGCtcaattttatcacaaataaacAATAGTGAAAATTCTCGGTTTCCGTTCTGTCATCTTCTTCTAGGAAGATGGCGATTTCTCTTAATTCATAAACACGTTGCAAAAATTTCTCACGTGATAAACATCTTGCCCCGCATTTAAA includes these proteins:
- the LOC139426292 gene encoding zinc finger BED domain-containing protein 5-like — its product is MFTNVDNCTKTYKAEEEHVKVLFATIENHLAMITRNFKKYFPADDKLIASYEWVSNLFHKTPEGLSIHEEEKFIDFTKSGKTKIQFSIKSLFEFWAGDDFSALKTGAIRVLLTFSTSYLCETGFSAVTSLKTKYRSRLNIETELRVTISNI